A single region of the Pseudomonas sp. VD-NE ins genome encodes:
- a CDS encoding LysR family transcriptional regulator, with protein MDRFQEMHIFTTVAQEQGFSAAARRLGLSAASVTRAVAALELRIGTQLLIRTTRSVHLSEAGQRYLEDCRRILAEVQEAEDSAAGSHAEPRGQLTVTAPVLFGDLFVTPVMASYLAQYPDVTINAVLVDRIVNMVEEGIDVAVRIGDLPDSSQHAIRVGEVRRVICGSPEYFAKHGRPAHPSALAGAPVVATSAIGQQRTWPFLDAGEPLSVRPEPRLIVTANQAAITAACTGLGLTRVLSYQVASQVAAGALEIVLAEFELPPLPIHVVYQGGRKAPARIRSFVDFTAEALREHPALKNAALLLSVK; from the coding sequence ATGGATCGCTTCCAGGAAATGCACATCTTCACCACTGTCGCCCAAGAGCAAGGCTTCTCAGCGGCGGCGCGGCGTCTGGGTTTGTCAGCGGCCAGCGTCACGCGGGCGGTGGCGGCGCTGGAGTTGCGCATCGGCACGCAATTGCTGATTCGCACCACGCGCAGTGTGCATTTGAGCGAAGCCGGGCAGCGTTATCTGGAGGATTGTCGGAGGATTCTCGCCGAGGTGCAGGAAGCCGAGGATTCGGCGGCGGGCAGTCATGCCGAGCCGCGTGGGCAACTGACGGTGACGGCGCCGGTGTTGTTCGGTGATTTGTTTGTGACGCCGGTGATGGCGAGTTATCTCGCGCAGTATCCGGATGTCACGATTAATGCCGTGCTGGTTGATCGGATCGTCAACATGGTCGAGGAGGGCATCGATGTGGCGGTGCGCATCGGTGATCTGCCGGACAGCAGCCAGCATGCGATTCGGGTGGGTGAGGTGCGTCGAGTCATTTGCGGCTCGCCTGAATACTTTGCCAAACATGGTCGACCGGCTCATCCCAGCGCGCTGGCGGGAGCGCCAGTAGTGGCGACTTCAGCGATTGGTCAGCAACGCACCTGGCCGTTTCTCGACGCTGGCGAACCGCTGAGTGTGCGTCCCGAGCCGCGTCTGATCGTTACCGCCAATCAGGCTGCGATTACAGCAGCTTGCACAGGCTTGGGTTTGACCCGGGTGTTGTCCTATCAAGTGGCGAGCCAGGTTGCCGCCGGCGCACTGGAAATCGTCCTCGCCGAATTCGAACTGCCGCCGCTGCCGATCCATGTCGTGTATCAGGGCGGGCGCAAGGCTCCAGCGCGGATCCGCAGTTTTGTCGATTTCACGGCAGAGGCTTTGCGCGAACATCCAGCGTTGAAAAATGCAGCGTTATTGCTCTCGGTGAAATAA
- a CDS encoding glycosyltransferase family 1 protein, whose amino-acid sequence MTRLLVECTHVFKHPTINSGIQRVVRNVIKQLPASAAGVECMPVVVLNGELYRVLQLASLDTPFFNRLETFGGRLERLAHRFWQWHQRRDAQLTSKLARRILYVGYRLTIFGAFGLPIRLIRRINRRQLLKRCSPLQHQPGDQLVLLDSSWHSDFFAHVERLKRDGVGMIAVIYDLIPLTHPQFYDTRLVEVFSEWFDWITRTADGYMAISATVRDQVREELQRRIGVEQTSKRWFDFFYLGSELDLHTDQATVEPRLKQLFTTTEPVYLMVSTIEPRKNHAYLLDAFERAWATGSTARLCIAGRIGWKCEALLARVRNHPELNQRLFMFNDLSDTSLEHAYAHASALVFPSFVEGFGLPLVEAMQRGLPAMGSDIAVFREIGGEFMAYFDLQDPQSLADLINQFQRNGQFPAAREVADWQWIGWREASLQLAERSVRNVLQAPAAPARQHAHSA is encoded by the coding sequence ATGACCCGCTTGCTCGTCGAATGCACCCATGTGTTCAAACACCCGACCATCAACTCGGGGATTCAGCGGGTGGTGCGCAACGTCATCAAGCAACTGCCTGCCAGCGCCGCAGGCGTCGAGTGCATGCCGGTGGTGGTGCTGAATGGCGAACTCTATCGCGTACTGCAACTGGCATCGCTCGATACGCCTTTTTTCAACAGGCTGGAAACCTTCGGCGGTCGCCTGGAGCGCCTCGCCCATCGCTTCTGGCAATGGCATCAGCGTCGTGATGCGCAACTCACCTCGAAACTGGCACGGCGGATTCTGTATGTCGGCTACCGGCTGACGATCTTCGGCGCGTTCGGCCTGCCGATCCGCCTGATCCGACGAATCAATCGCAGGCAACTGCTCAAACGTTGTTCACCGTTACAACACCAGCCGGGCGATCAACTGGTGTTGCTGGATTCATCCTGGCACTCGGATTTTTTCGCCCACGTCGAGCGACTCAAACGCGACGGCGTCGGCATGATCGCGGTGATCTACGACCTGATACCGCTGACCCATCCGCAGTTTTACGACACGCGTCTGGTCGAGGTTTTCAGCGAGTGGTTCGACTGGATCACTCGCACGGCCGATGGCTACATGGCGATTTCCGCCACGGTGCGTGATCAGGTGCGTGAAGAATTGCAGCGCAGAATCGGTGTCGAGCAGACCAGCAAGCGCTGGTTCGATTTCTTTTACCTGGGTTCCGAACTGGATCTGCATACCGACCAGGCAACGGTCGAGCCGCGCCTGAAGCAATTGTTCACGACAACCGAGCCGGTTTACCTGATGGTCAGCACCATCGAGCCACGCAAAAACCATGCGTATCTGCTCGATGCCTTCGAGCGCGCCTGGGCCACTGGCTCAACGGCCCGGCTGTGCATCGCCGGGCGGATCGGCTGGAAATGCGAGGCCCTGCTCGCCCGGGTGCGCAATCATCCCGAGCTGAATCAGCGTCTGTTCATGTTCAACGACCTCAGCGACACCAGTCTTGAACACGCTTACGCTCACGCCAGTGCGCTGGTGTTCCCCTCATTCGTCGAAGGCTTTGGTTTGCCCTTGGTGGAAGCCATGCAGCGTGGCCTGCCGGCGATGGGCAGCGATATCGCGGTGTTCCGCGAAATCGGCGGCGAGTTCATGGCGTATTTTGATCTGCAGGATCCGCAAAGCCTTGCCGACCTGATCAACCAATTCCAGCGCAACGGCCAGTTCCCCGCTGCTCGCGAGGTCGCGGACTGGCAGTGGATCGGCTGGCGCGAAGCCAGTCTGCAACTGGCCGAACGCAGTGTGCGTAATGTTCTGCAAGCGCCGGCGGCGCCAGCGAGGCAACATGCGCATAGCGCTTAA
- a CDS encoding glutathione S-transferase produces MQAIKLYNFPRSGHAHRVELMLSLLQLPTELILVDLAKGEHKQPAYLAINSFGQVPAIDDGGVVLADSNAILVYLAQKYGHGRWLPTDPVGAARVQRWLSAAAGPIAFGPAAARLVTVFGAQLNAEEAITRAHNLLKVMDIELGKTPYLAGNEPSIADVSAYSYIAHAPEGNVSLDDYGNVRAWLARVEALPGFVGMPRTIAGLQTTA; encoded by the coding sequence ATGCAAGCAATCAAACTCTACAACTTTCCACGTTCCGGCCACGCCCACCGTGTCGAGCTGATGTTGTCCCTGCTGCAACTGCCGACCGAGCTGATCCTCGTCGATCTGGCCAAAGGTGAGCACAAGCAGCCGGCGTATCTGGCGATCAACAGTTTTGGCCAAGTACCGGCCATTGATGACGGCGGCGTGGTGCTGGCCGACTCCAACGCAATTCTGGTTTATCTGGCGCAGAAATACGGCCACGGTCGTTGGCTGCCAACCGATCCGGTCGGTGCGGCACGTGTGCAGCGCTGGTTGTCGGCGGCCGCCGGGCCGATTGCATTCGGCCCTGCCGCTGCGCGATTGGTCACAGTGTTTGGTGCCCAACTGAATGCAGAAGAAGCGATTACCCGTGCGCACAACCTGCTCAAGGTGATGGACATCGAGTTGGGCAAAACACCGTATCTGGCCGGCAACGAACCGAGCATTGCCGACGTTTCGGCCTACAGTTACATCGCTCATGCACCGGAAGGCAATGTGTCGCTGGACGACTACGGTAACGTCCGCGCTTGGCTGGCCCGGGTCGAGGCCCTGCCTGGTTTCGTCGGCATGCCGCGCACGATTGCCGGTCTGCAAACCACCGCCTGA
- a CDS encoding glycosyltransferase family 1 protein, whose protein sequence is MRIALNARILQAPRTGIGHYVAELVNALRSEPDIDVTLFHGWGWSSALPEAAMPGYSRLTPLLRQIPGAYQARRWLEQKRFDQGRTQGIDLYHEPSLWPLAFDGPTVITLHDLTHLHFPETQPPARLKEIERRLTVGVQQAQVILTDSQAIAEEAQDYFGLPAERFVVAPLGVAERFHPREASAIDAVLKAHAVEAREYFLCVGTLEPRKNLGLALRAHALLPEAVRQRYPLLIVGMAGWEREQFSEPLRQALASGHVCLLGYLPDDQVAQLLAGARALIFPSLYEGFGLPVLEAMASGTPVVLTRSSAMPEVAGAAGNYIEADDAEGLRDALSQLIDDQAHWQACQEAGLQQSRLFSWERCAQATASAYRQAMGG, encoded by the coding sequence ATGCGCATAGCGCTTAACGCACGCATTCTTCAGGCACCGCGCACCGGCATCGGCCATTACGTTGCCGAACTGGTCAACGCCTTGCGCAGCGAACCCGACATTGACGTGACATTGTTCCACGGCTGGGGCTGGAGCTCGGCACTGCCGGAAGCGGCGATGCCCGGTTACTCGCGCCTGACGCCACTGCTGCGGCAGATTCCCGGGGCCTATCAGGCACGTCGCTGGCTGGAGCAGAAACGCTTCGATCAGGGTCGCACGCAAGGTATCGACCTCTATCACGAACCGAGTCTGTGGCCGCTGGCCTTCGACGGCCCGACCGTGATCACCCTGCACGACCTGACTCACCTGCATTTCCCCGAAACCCAGCCACCGGCACGGCTCAAGGAAATCGAGCGGCGATTGACCGTGGGTGTGCAACAGGCGCAGGTCATTCTCACCGACTCGCAAGCGATTGCCGAAGAAGCTCAGGATTATTTCGGCCTGCCTGCCGAGCGTTTCGTCGTCGCGCCACTGGGGGTCGCCGAGCGCTTTCATCCGCGCGAGGCGAGCGCCATTGACGCGGTGCTCAAGGCGCACGCGGTTGAGGCGCGGGAGTATTTCCTTTGCGTAGGCACGCTGGAGCCGCGCAAGAACCTTGGCTTGGCCCTGCGCGCCCATGCCCTGCTGCCGGAGGCCGTGCGCCAGCGTTATCCGCTGCTGATCGTCGGCATGGCCGGCTGGGAACGCGAGCAGTTCAGCGAACCCTTGCGTCAGGCGTTGGCCAGCGGGCATGTGTGCCTGCTCGGTTATTTGCCCGATGACCAGGTGGCGCAACTGTTGGCCGGCGCCCGCGCCCTGATTTTTCCGTCGCTGTATGAAGGTTTTGGTCTGCCAGTGCTGGAGGCCATGGCCAGTGGCACACCGGTGGTGCTCACGCGTTCTTCGGCAATGCCGGAAGTCGCGGGCGCAGCGGGCAACTATATTGAAGCTGACGATGCAGAAGGCCTGCGTGATGCGCTGAGCCAACTGATCGACGATCAAGCGCATTGGCAGGCATGCCAAGAAGCCGGGTTACAGCAGTCACGGCTTTTTTCCTGGGAGCGTTGTGCACAGGCCACCGCCAGTGCCTACCGCCAGGCCATGGGAGGTTGA
- a CDS encoding ABC transporter ATP-binding protein has protein sequence MGHIRVTGLSKAYKQYPNRWSRLAEWLLPFSPIRHRQHWVLQDVEFEIAPGEAVGIVGANGAGKSTLLKMITGTTQPTTGKIELQGRVAALLELGMGFHPDFTGRQNAIMAGQLLGMQLEEIEALIPDIEHFAEIGDAIDQPVRTYSSGMQMRLAFSVATARRPDILIVDEALSVGDAYFQHKSFERIRSFRKSGTTLLIVSHDRSAIQSICDSAILLKDGRMAMYGKPEPVLDYYNALMAEREGQIVRQEMLAGGEVQTVSGTGEAAILGVRLLDENDRSIDAAEVGQAVVLEVKVEVRKDIERLVLGFILKDRLGQMMYGINTHRLDKALTDLHAGERFTYRFAFVMGLGKGNYSVSLSLSRLDSHLDRNFEWRDYGLVFHVINNRQEDFVGCSWLGAKTTILRDTEARPVERLP, from the coding sequence ATGGGACATATTCGCGTCACCGGCCTGAGCAAGGCCTACAAACAATACCCCAACCGCTGGAGCCGACTGGCCGAGTGGCTGCTCCCGTTTTCGCCGATCCGCCACCGCCAGCACTGGGTGCTGCAAGACGTCGAATTCGAAATCGCCCCCGGTGAAGCGGTGGGCATCGTCGGCGCCAACGGCGCGGGCAAAAGCACTTTGCTGAAGATGATCACCGGCACCACCCAACCCACCACCGGCAAGATAGAACTGCAAGGCCGCGTGGCAGCACTGCTGGAACTGGGCATGGGTTTCCACCCGGATTTCACCGGTCGCCAGAACGCCATCATGGCCGGCCAGTTGCTGGGCATGCAGCTCGAAGAAATCGAAGCACTGATACCCGACATCGAGCATTTCGCCGAGATCGGCGACGCCATCGACCAACCGGTACGCACTTACTCCAGCGGCATGCAGATGCGCCTGGCGTTCAGCGTTGCCACGGCGCGGCGCCCGGACATCCTTATCGTCGACGAGGCACTGTCGGTGGGCGACGCCTACTTCCAGCACAAAAGCTTCGAACGCATCCGCAGTTTCCGCAAATCCGGGACCACGCTGCTGATCGTGTCCCACGACCGTTCGGCCATTCAATCGATCTGCGATTCGGCGATTCTGCTCAAGGATGGCCGCATGGCCATGTACGGCAAACCGGAGCCGGTGCTCGATTATTACAACGCGCTGATGGCCGAACGCGAAGGTCAGATCGTGCGACAGGAAATGCTCGCCGGCGGCGAAGTGCAAACCGTCTCCGGGACCGGCGAAGCAGCGATTCTCGGCGTGCGCCTGCTCGACGAAAACGATCGCAGCATCGACGCCGCCGAAGTCGGCCAAGCGGTGGTGCTCGAAGTGAAAGTTGAAGTGCGCAAGGACATCGAACGGCTGGTACTGGGCTTTATCCTCAAGGATCGTCTGGGCCAGATGATGTACGGCATCAACACCCATCGCCTCGACAAGGCGCTGACCGACCTGCACGCCGGCGAGCGTTTCACCTATCGCTTCGCTTTCGTCATGGGGTTGGGCAAAGGCAATTACTCCGTGTCGCTGAGCCTGTCGCGCCTGGACTCTCACCTCGATCGCAATTTCGAATGGCGCGATTACGGGCTGGTGTTCCACGTCATCAACAATCGACAGGAAGATTTCGTCGGCTGTTCATGGCTGGGTGCCAAGACCACCATCTTGCGCGACACCGAAGCCCGGCCTGTCGAGCGCTTGCCATGA
- a CDS encoding pyridoxamine 5'-phosphate oxidase family protein: MERSPWHAGEQQLQAKVGVAERMEAFGRKVIRTWMPDQHREFYQQLPFMLYGAVDADGRPWASVLEGAPGFAHSPDPEHLHFASQPAADDPAQLRNGEPIGLLGIELHTRRRNRLNGHVGNLSAHGFDVSVDQAFGNCPQYIQLRQFQRVPLTDPQTRPAEHLNGLDDAAIALITGADTFFVASFVDVEGERAVDVSHRGGQAGFVRVEGNRLTIPDFAGNLHFNTLGNLLLNPKAGLLFIDFSTGDLLQLSGRTEILLDDPQIEAFQGAERLWTFEVEKLVRRPAALALRWRFDGMSPTSLLTGNWAEADARLQAQALGNQWRPLRVAKIEAESRHIRSIYLEPTDGAGLPVFLAGQHLPLRFTLDGEVHIRTYSLSSAPSDGFYRISVKREGLISSHLHEQIRVGDVLEARAPQGHFTVAPLEHRPLVLLAAGVGITPLLSMLREVVYQGLRTRGIRPTLLLQSSRSLADQPFRRELDRLLETAGDSVRVLRLLSQPEADLQEGEDFDVRGRIDGTVLRNLLNAEDFDQLDFVLCGPGGFTQGLYDTLRELDVRDAQIHAETFGPSTLKRQADPDAIVIEQPPAATTSVPVVFERSAKEARWQPDGGSLLELAESRGLRPEFSCRGGSCGTCKTRLVSGAVNYPQPPADIPEAGHVLICCAVPAHSTHPLVLDL, from the coding sequence ATGGAACGTTCACCGTGGCACGCTGGCGAGCAACAGTTGCAAGCGAAAGTCGGGGTTGCCGAACGCATGGAAGCCTTCGGGCGTAAGGTGATTCGCACCTGGATGCCGGACCAGCACCGTGAGTTCTATCAGCAATTACCCTTCATGTTGTACGGCGCAGTCGATGCAGATGGGCGCCCGTGGGCCAGTGTGCTCGAAGGCGCGCCGGGTTTTGCCCATTCGCCGGATCCCGAGCACCTGCATTTCGCCAGTCAGCCTGCTGCCGATGACCCTGCGCAGCTGCGTAACGGCGAACCGATCGGCTTGCTTGGCATCGAGTTGCACACCCGTCGGCGCAATCGCCTCAACGGTCATGTCGGCAATCTGAGCGCTCACGGTTTTGATGTGAGCGTGGATCAGGCCTTCGGCAACTGCCCGCAATACATTCAACTGCGCCAGTTTCAGCGCGTGCCGCTGACGGATCCGCAGACACGCCCGGCTGAGCATCTGAACGGCCTCGATGACGCGGCCATCGCGCTGATCACTGGCGCCGATACGTTTTTTGTCGCCAGTTTTGTGGATGTCGAGGGCGAGCGCGCGGTGGATGTTTCTCATCGTGGCGGCCAGGCCGGTTTCGTACGGGTAGAAGGCAATCGTCTGACCATCCCCGATTTCGCTGGCAATCTGCACTTCAACACGCTTGGCAATCTGCTGCTCAACCCCAAGGCTGGCTTGCTGTTCATCGACTTTTCCACAGGTGATCTGCTGCAACTCAGCGGGCGCACCGAGATTCTTCTCGATGATCCGCAGATCGAGGCCTTTCAAGGCGCGGAACGCCTGTGGACGTTTGAAGTGGAAAAACTGGTGCGGCGCCCGGCCGCCCTGGCGTTGCGCTGGCGCTTCGACGGCATGTCGCCGACCAGTCTTTTGACCGGTAACTGGGCCGAAGCCGACGCGCGTTTGCAGGCGCAGGCGCTGGGCAACCAATGGCGGCCGCTGCGGGTGGCGAAGATCGAAGCGGAGAGCCGCCACATTCGCTCGATCTATCTGGAGCCGACCGATGGCGCCGGTTTGCCGGTGTTTCTTGCCGGTCAGCATTTGCCGCTGCGTTTCACCCTCGACGGTGAGGTACACATCCGCACGTACAGCCTTTCGAGTGCGCCGTCGGACGGTTTTTACCGGATCAGCGTCAAGCGCGAAGGGTTGATTTCCTCGCATCTGCATGAGCAGATTCGCGTCGGTGACGTACTGGAGGCGCGGGCACCGCAAGGGCATTTCACGGTGGCGCCACTGGAGCACCGACCGTTGGTGCTGTTGGCGGCCGGAGTAGGCATCACGCCATTGCTGTCGATGTTGCGCGAAGTGGTGTACCAAGGCTTACGCACTCGGGGGATTCGTCCGACATTGTTGCTGCAGAGTTCGCGCAGCCTCGCCGATCAGCCGTTTCGCAGGGAGCTGGATCGTTTGCTCGAAACCGCAGGCGACTCTGTGCGAGTCCTGCGCTTGCTCAGCCAGCCGGAAGCCGATCTGCAAGAGGGCGAGGATTTCGATGTGCGTGGGCGCATCGACGGCACTGTGCTGAGAAACCTGCTGAATGCCGAGGATTTCGACCAGCTCGACTTTGTGCTCTGCGGCCCCGGTGGTTTTACCCAAGGGCTTTACGACACCCTGCGCGAACTGGATGTGCGCGATGCGCAGATCCATGCGGAAACCTTTGGCCCGTCGACGCTGAAACGCCAGGCCGATCCGGACGCGATCGTGATCGAACAACCGCCCGCAGCGACCACATCGGTGCCGGTGGTGTTCGAGCGCTCGGCAAAAGAGGCGCGCTGGCAGCCTGATGGCGGGAGTTTGCTGGAGCTGGCGGAAAGCCGGGGTTTGCGTCCGGAGTTTAGTTGCCGGGGTGGTTCGTGCGGTACCTGCAAGACCCGGCTGGTCAGCGGCGCGGTGAATTATCCACAGCCGCCGGCGGATATTCCGGAAGCGGGGCATGTGCTGATTTGCTGCGCGGTTCCGGCACATAGTACCCACCCTTTAGTGCTGGATCTGTAA
- a CDS encoding ABC transporter permease, which produces MLLSLFRSLHGYRGFIFGSVQREFQARYRNSLFGALWPIFNPLSMIVVYTVIFSHIMRARLPGVDDSMAYSVYLCAGLLAWGLFSEITLRSQNMFLENANLLKKISFPRICLPVIVLCNAGINFAIIISLFLGFLLITGRWPGMALLALIPLIALQMMFCAGLGMVLGVLNVFFRDVGQLFGICLQFWFWLTPIVYPITILPEWVQRLLQLNPLTNLFSSYQNLFLYGQWPVWSSLLPIFVTGVLFCLIGLRLFRQRVGEMVDEL; this is translated from the coding sequence ATGCTGCTTTCCCTGTTCCGCTCATTGCATGGCTACCGGGGTTTCATCTTCGGCAGCGTGCAGCGAGAGTTTCAAGCGCGGTACCGCAATTCGTTGTTCGGCGCGCTGTGGCCGATCTTCAATCCGCTGTCGATGATCGTCGTTTACACCGTGATCTTTTCCCACATCATGCGCGCCCGTTTACCCGGCGTGGATGACAGCATGGCCTACAGCGTCTACCTCTGCGCCGGGCTGCTGGCGTGGGGACTGTTTTCCGAAATTACTCTGCGCAGCCAGAACATGTTTCTGGAAAACGCCAACCTGCTGAAGAAAATCAGCTTCCCGCGCATCTGTCTGCCGGTGATAGTGCTGTGCAACGCCGGGATCAACTTCGCGATCATCATCAGCCTGTTTCTCGGCTTTCTGCTGATCACCGGACGCTGGCCGGGCATGGCCTTGTTGGCGCTGATTCCATTGATCGCCCTGCAAATGATGTTCTGCGCCGGACTGGGCATGGTCCTCGGCGTATTGAACGTGTTCTTCCGCGATGTCGGTCAGCTGTTCGGCATCTGCCTGCAATTCTGGTTTTGGCTGACGCCGATCGTTTACCCGATCACGATCCTGCCGGAATGGGTACAGCGCCTGCTGCAACTCAACCCGCTGACCAACCTGTTCAGCAGTTATCAAAACCTGTTTCTCTACGGTCAGTGGCCGGTCTGGAGCTCGCTGCTGCCGATCTTCGTCACGGGTGTGCTGTTTTGTCTGATCGGTCTGCGGCTGTTTCGCCAGCGCGTCGGCGAAATGGTGGATGAACTCTGA
- a CDS encoding glycosyltransferase family 4 protein, with amino-acid sequence MRVLHFFKTYLPDSVGGIEQVIFQLCESGAQHGIDGQVLTLSADPTPPVVKLGQHEVHRAKLDIQFASTGFSWSVFKQFRELAAEADVVNYHFPWPFMDLVHFASTMNKPSVVTYHSDIIRQKHLLKLYRPLMNRFLASADRIVAASPNYLHTSDVLQQFQDKTRVIPYGLNKAGYPQPDTERMNRWRQQLGDKFFLFVGVMRYYKGLHILLEALKDVDYPVVIVGAGPLELELHAQAQALGLRNIHFLGRLGDEDKVALLQLSYAIVFPSHLRSEAFGISLLEGAMYGKPMISSEIGTGTSYINIHNETGLVVPPSHPQAFREAMRTLWEDPVRAAAMGVKAEARYRQLFTADEMGRKWTALYQELLEEKDLSYA; translated from the coding sequence ATGCGAGTTCTTCATTTTTTCAAGACGTACCTGCCTGACTCGGTCGGCGGCATTGAGCAAGTGATCTTCCAACTGTGCGAAAGCGGCGCCCAGCACGGTATCGACGGCCAGGTGCTGACGCTCAGTGCCGACCCGACACCGCCCGTGGTGAAATTGGGCCAGCACGAAGTGCACCGCGCCAAACTCGACATCCAGTTCGCCTCCACCGGTTTTTCCTGGAGCGTGTTCAAACAGTTTCGCGAACTGGCGGCCGAGGCCGATGTAGTCAACTACCACTTCCCGTGGCCGTTCATGGACCTGGTGCATTTCGCCAGCACGATGAATAAACCGAGTGTGGTGACTTACCACTCGGACATCATTCGCCAGAAGCACCTGCTCAAACTCTATCGCCCGTTGATGAACCGCTTCCTCGCCAGCGCCGACCGCATTGTTGCCGCTTCACCGAACTACCTGCACACCAGCGATGTGCTGCAGCAGTTCCAGGACAAGACCCGGGTGATTCCCTATGGTCTGAACAAGGCAGGTTATCCACAACCCGATACCGAGCGGATGAATCGCTGGCGCCAGCAACTTGGGGATAAGTTTTTTCTGTTTGTCGGGGTGATGCGTTACTACAAAGGCCTGCACATTCTGCTCGAGGCGCTGAAAGACGTGGATTATCCCGTCGTCATTGTCGGTGCCGGGCCATTGGAACTGGAGCTGCACGCTCAGGCACAGGCGTTGGGCCTGCGCAATATTCATTTCCTCGGCCGCCTCGGTGACGAGGACAAAGTCGCGCTGCTGCAACTGAGCTACGCGATTGTTTTCCCGTCACACCTGCGCTCCGAAGCTTTCGGCATCTCCCTGCTGGAAGGCGCGATGTACGGCAAGCCGATGATCTCCAGCGAGATCGGCACTGGCACCAGCTACATCAATATTCACAACGAAACCGGGCTGGTGGTCCCGCCCAGTCATCCACAGGCATTTCGCGAGGCGATGCGCACGCTCTGGGAAGACCCGGTGCGCGCCGCAGCGATGGGGGTGAAAGCCGAAGCGCGTTACCGCCAGCTATTCACAGCCGATGAAATGGGGCGCAAATGGACGGCGTTGTATCAGGAATTGCTGGAGGAGAAAGACCTGTCTTACGCCTGA
- a CDS encoding mannose-1-phosphate guanylyltransferase/mannose-6-phosphate isomerase, with product MLIPVILSGGAGTRLWPVSREGHPKPFMNLPDGQSLLGKTYQRAAALLDGWGDIVTVTNREYYFQSKDHYCAAHVSRHRGHFLLEPTGRNTAPAIAAAALSLQALHGDDAIMVVMPADHLIVNQDALKTAVEHAVNLAKDGYLVTFGVIPTAAETGFGYIETGAPLDAKGAAKVQRFVEKPDLQTATHYLESGNFLWNSGMFCFTTATVIAELQLHAPELLEQTRACLAASAPIETVGCLQQELSPALFAEITDISIDYALMERSEKVVVVPAGFDWSDIGSWGAVAALVPADADNNRASGEAIFIDSHNNFVQSEGRLVATVGVDNLIVVDTADAVLVAHADRAQDVRRVAKQLKDKSHEAYRLHRTVSRPWGTYTVLEEGPRFKIKRIVVKPGGKLSLQMHHHRNEHWVVVEGMAKVTNNGSGTTLVAKNESTFIAAGHKHRLENPGVIDLVIIEVQSGEYLGEDDIVRFEDQYGRTV from the coding sequence ATGCTGATCCCCGTGATTCTGTCCGGCGGCGCCGGCACCCGTTTGTGGCCGGTGTCCCGCGAGGGCCATCCGAAACCGTTCATGAATCTGCCCGACGGCCAATCGCTGCTGGGCAAGACCTATCAGCGTGCGGCAGCGTTGCTCGACGGCTGGGGCGACATCGTCACGGTGACCAACCGCGAGTACTACTTCCAGAGCAAGGATCACTATTGCGCCGCCCACGTGTCGCGCCATCGCGGGCACTTCCTGCTGGAGCCGACCGGGCGCAACACGGCGCCGGCCATTGCTGCTGCCGCGTTGTCGCTGCAAGCACTGCACGGTGACGACGCGATCATGGTGGTGATGCCCGCCGACCATTTGATCGTCAATCAGGACGCGCTGAAAACCGCGGTCGAGCACGCCGTCAATCTGGCCAAAGACGGTTATCTGGTGACCTTCGGTGTGATCCCGACGGCGGCGGAAACCGGCTTCGGCTACATCGAGACCGGCGCCCCGCTGGACGCCAAAGGCGCGGCGAAAGTACAGCGTTTCGTCGAGAAACCCGACCTGCAAACCGCTACGCATTATCTGGAGAGCGGCAACTTCCTGTGGAACTCAGGCATGTTCTGCTTCACCACCGCCACCGTGATTGCCGAGCTGCAATTGCACGCGCCCGAACTGCTCGAGCAGACCCGCGCCTGCCTGGCCGCCAGCGCGCCGATCGAAACCGTCGGTTGCCTGCAGCAAGAACTGTCGCCGGCGCTGTTCGCGGAAATCACCGACATTTCCATCGACTACGCACTGATGGAGCGCTCGGAAAAAGTCGTGGTCGTGCCGGCGGGTTTCGACTGGAGCGACATCGGTTCGTGGGGCGCCGTCGCGGCATTGGTGCCGGCCGACGCCGACAACAACCGCGCCAGCGGCGAAGCGATTTTCATCGACAGCCACAACAACTTCGTCCAGAGCGAAGGTCGTCTGGTGGCAACGGTGGGTGTGGATAATCTGATCGTGGTCGACACCGCCGACGCCGTGCTGGTGGCCCATGCCGACCGTGCGCAGGACGTACGCCGCGTGGCCAAGCAACTCAAGGACAAATCCCACGAAGCCTATCGGTTGCATCGTACCGTCAGCCGTCCGTGGGGTACTTACACTGTTCTCGAAGAAGGGCCGCGCTTCAAGATCAAGCGCATCGTGGTCAAGCCTGGCGGCAAGTTGTCGCTGCAAATGCACCATCACCGCAACGAACACTGGGTGGTGGTCGAAGGCATGGCCAAGGTCACCAACAATGGCAGCGGTACGACGCTGGTAGCCAAGAACGAATCGACCTTCATCGCCGCCGGCCACAAGCATCGCCTGGAAAACCCCGGGGTGATCGATCTGGTGATCATCGAAGTGCAAAGCGGCGAATACCTGGGAGAGGACGACATCGTTCGCTTCGAAGACCAATACGGCAGGACGGTTTAA